A single region of the Sorghum bicolor cultivar BTx623 chromosome 9, Sorghum_bicolor_NCBIv3, whole genome shotgun sequence genome encodes:
- the LOC8077159 gene encoding uncharacterized protein LOC8077159, whose amino-acid sequence MKHLERTVVNFCDLKSLLSRKFLPRANPTENPQTRINPYKTPLRPRTEPAKIDLRRTDSSDELTTGSTGSGSKMFFFFVGGVEQGAGRVLKEAAGRCLRCGGAADLVETEKVLKLFFVPVWRWPGKDPAYLCRDCGLLAPGSLGAEPGPGRSSLLLPREARCGACSRAVDPQFRFCPFCGSSL is encoded by the coding sequence ATGAAGCATCTCGAAAGAACTGTCGTGAACTTTTGTGACCTCAAATCCCTGCTCTCGAGAAAATTCCTTCCGAGAGCCAATCCGACTGAAAATCCCCAAACACGGATCAACCCTTACAAAACCCCACTACGGCCTCGAACCGAACCGGCTAAAATCGACCTGAGAAGAACGGACTCGAGTGACGAATTGACGACAGGAAGCACAGGATCCGGCAGCAAGATGTTCTTCTTCTTCGTAGGCGGCGTGGAGCAAGGGGCCGGGCGGGTCCTGAAGGAGGCGGCGGGGCGGTGCCTCCggtgcggcggcgcggcggaccTGGTGGAGACGGAGAAGGTACTCAAGCTCTTCTTCGTCCCCGTCTGGCGGTGGCCCGGGAAGGACCCCGCCTACCTCTGCCGCGACTGCGGCCTCCTCGCGCCGGGCTCCCTCGGCGCGGAGCCGGGACCGGGACGCTCCTCGCTGCTGCTGCCCCGGGAGGCGAGGTGCGGCGCCTGCAGCCGCGCCGTCGATCCGCAGTTCCGGTTCTGCCCCTTCTGCGGCTCCTCCCTCTGA